One region of Mesomycoplasma ovipneumoniae genomic DNA includes:
- a CDS encoding DUF2714 domain-containing protein, whose protein sequence is MKILGKKKQANPNQLDTKTEFRDYYDLINHPNFISFDALMNLTLLVSSQKAKSSMKEKYQKKVIDSYKSTTELVFKNFVISWQRSSRFGSKGLVPIIAQVESSNVRASNFYSDSSDSRFSALLSNLNTLAWDFIANKSRFVEVVEGCIVFLDPQTKTLKVIFSEVSLASSLEDQKDPNKKA, encoded by the coding sequence ATGAAAATTTTAGGAAAGAAAAAGCAAGCAAATCCAAACCAACTTGATACAAAAACAGAGTTTCGCGACTATTATGATTTAATTAATCATCCCAATTTTATTAGTTTTGATGCACTAATGAATTTAACTCTACTTGTATCCTCGCAAAAAGCAAAATCCTCGATGAAAGAAAAATACCAAAAAAAAGTTATTGACTCTTATAAGTCAACCACAGAATTAGTATTTAAAAATTTCGTAATTTCTTGACAACGCTCAAGTCGTTTTGGCTCAAAAGGGCTTGTTCCTATAATTGCTCAAGTTGAATCTTCAAATGTTAGAGCAAGTAATTTTTACTCAGATAGTTCTGATTCAAGATTTTCAGCACTACTTTCCAATTTAAACACGCTTGCTTGAGATTTTATTGCCAACAAAAGCCGTTTTGTTGAAGTTGTCGAAGGATGCATTGTTTTTCTAGATCCGCAAACAAAAACACTTAAAGTTATTTTCAGCGAAGTTTCTTTAGCATCAAGTTTAGAAGATCAAAAGGATCCAAATAAAAAAGCATAA
- a CDS encoding MSC_0622 family F1-like ATPase gamma subunit, whose protein sequence is MNINEKKEKRDNFIKIYDLVSLNRNISLIQINLLLRTIRNVYEFFLIGQFLLAQFSPKRPFSTKLSLLTKKAFARQNINLWIYPSSNEKYTQNFFDQIETKILENYTEKDFIVPLGVRAINFAKKNNMKIITSFENLDNSFENSVKIGQVIEYGLKTRQFSSVKMAVYSNKIPNFIATIFPLNQFEFKMETSQETIDKFKASLDKVRFFPNFEEFYQTQIQTYFATSVQVLLLESQFIVYKNKLIHENTLLKEIEEKILRLKTTILKIERELEIEELNLIKSKPKGIF, encoded by the coding sequence ATGAACATAAATGAAAAAAAGGAAAAAAGAGACAATTTTATCAAAATTTATGATTTAGTTTCGTTAAATCGAAATATTTCTCTAATCCAAATTAACCTTCTTTTAAGAACAATAAGAAATGTTTATGAATTTTTCTTAATTGGACAGTTTTTACTTGCTCAATTTAGTCCAAAAAGACCATTTAGCACAAAATTATCACTACTGACAAAAAAAGCTTTTGCCCGTCAAAATATTAATCTTTGAATTTATCCTTCATCAAATGAAAAATATACCCAAAACTTTTTTGATCAAATTGAAACTAAAATTTTAGAAAATTATACCGAAAAAGATTTTATTGTTCCTCTTGGTGTTCGGGCAATTAATTTTGCAAAGAAAAACAATATGAAAATCATAACTAGTTTTGAAAATTTAGACAATTCCTTTGAAAATTCAGTAAAAATTGGTCAAGTTATTGAATATGGACTTAAAACTCGTCAGTTTTCATCAGTAAAAATGGCCGTTTATTCAAATAAAATCCCAAATTTTATTGCAACAATTTTCCCATTAAACCAATTTGAATTTAAAATGGAAACAAGTCAAGAAACAATTGATAAATTCAAAGCTAGCCTTGATAAAGTCCGTTTTTTCCCTAATTTTGAAGAATTTTACCAAACTCAAATTCAAACATATTTTGCTACATCCGTGCAGGTTTTACTACTTGAGTCGCAATTTATCGTCTATAAAAATAAACTTATTCACGAAAATACACTTTTAAAGGAAATTGAGGAAAAAATTTTACGTCTTAAAACAACAATTTTAAAAATTGAACGTGAGCTAGAAATTGAGGAACTAAACTTGATTAAGAGCAAACCGAAAGGAATTTTTTAA
- a CDS encoding MSC_0619 family F1-like ATPase alpha subunit produces the protein MSLRVASVLDYVILVKGQYNWKEQQFFQIKNKPEIKAVVIQASYMQAYLLFNNQKGKVEINDELVELPDFDRVATSMEFFGKIIDLSGNIIEPKSARPQTFLTYRHSAFATAAGVLQRQLLDRQVYTGILSIDLFNPIGFGQRELIVGDRQTGKTHIGINTIINQKNSPTTKCIYVSIGQKRQNLVSLYHDLLKNGAMNNTIVLHAASTSPFDQYLAPYFAMAHAENLSYNYDVVIVFDDLSKHASVWREVALLTNQPIGKEAFPADIFFAHSKLLERSGRFIGRKSITALPILQTVDNDITALVSSNVISITDGQIITSSALFAEGKIPAVNIGLSVSRTGSSVQAKNIRAISKEISSLYYNYQKQIKLAKLDYDLNKETSDLLFKGSQVEQFLVQKGYSYYSPTSVLMGIKIISWGLLKDVADPTKVVNFVQALIETDPFAKQIFAKYTNNEFIDDQLAGSYFATVVNQFLEKSTNTQLEVPLAFPKMDQSLLDSITQKAQNIGGR, from the coding sequence ATGTCATTACGTGTCGCCTCAGTTTTAGACTATGTTATTTTAGTTAAAGGACAATACAACTGAAAAGAACAGCAATTTTTTCAAATCAAAAATAAACCCGAAATTAAAGCGGTAGTAATTCAAGCCTCTTATATGCAAGCTTATTTACTTTTTAACAACCAAAAAGGTAAAGTTGAAATTAATGACGAACTTGTTGAATTACCTGATTTTGATCGTGTGGCCACTTCGATGGAATTTTTTGGGAAAATTATCGATCTTTCTGGTAATATAATCGAACCAAAATCAGCAAGACCACAAACTTTTTTAACTTATCGCCATTCAGCTTTTGCAACTGCCGCAGGTGTTTTACAACGTCAATTGCTTGATCGCCAAGTTTATACCGGAATTTTGTCAATCGATCTTTTTAACCCAATTGGATTTGGTCAGCGTGAACTTATTGTCGGTGATCGTCAAACTGGAAAAACACATATTGGAATTAACACAATTATTAACCAAAAAAATTCGCCAACAACAAAATGTATTTATGTCTCAATTGGTCAAAAACGCCAAAATTTAGTCTCTTTATACCATGATCTATTAAAAAATGGGGCAATGAATAACACAATCGTTCTTCATGCAGCTTCAACAAGCCCATTTGATCAATATTTAGCCCCTTATTTTGCAATGGCACATGCTGAAAATCTTAGTTATAATTACGATGTTGTTATTGTTTTTGATGATCTGTCAAAACATGCTAGTGTTTGGCGTGAGGTTGCTCTTTTAACTAATCAGCCAATTGGAAAAGAAGCTTTTCCGGCTGATATTTTCTTTGCCCACTCAAAACTTTTAGAGCGTTCAGGTCGTTTTATTGGACGAAAATCAATTACAGCCTTGCCAATTCTTCAAACTGTTGATAATGATATTACCGCACTTGTTTCTTCGAATGTAATTTCAATTACTGACGGTCAAATTATTACTTCTTCAGCACTTTTTGCCGAAGGAAAAATTCCTGCGGTAAATATTGGACTTAGTGTTTCGCGGACAGGCTCATCAGTTCAAGCAAAGAATATTCGTGCAATTTCAAAAGAAATTTCATCATTATATTATAACTATCAAAAGCAAATTAAATTGGCAAAATTAGATTATGATCTTAATAAAGAAACTTCAGATTTACTTTTTAAAGGGTCACAAGTTGAGCAGTTTTTAGTTCAAAAAGGTTATTCTTATTATTCACCAACAAGTGTTTTAATGGGAATAAAAATAATTTCTTGAGGTCTTTTAAAAGATGTGGCTGACCCTACAAAAGTCGTGAATTTTGTTCAGGCCTTAATTGAAACTGATCCGTTTGCCAAACAAATTTTTGCCAAATACACAAATAATGAATTTATTGACGATCAGCTCGCTGGTTCATATTTTGCAACAGTAGTTAACCAATTTTTGGAAAAATCAACAAATACTCAACTCGAAGTTCCACTTGCATTCCCAAAAATGGATCAGTCATTACTTGATTCAATAACACAAAAAGCCCAAAATATCGGAGGTAGATAA
- a CDS encoding MSC_0620 family F1-like ATPase-associated subunit has protein sequence MSKKLKNKLVFAPILSVFSISSLFFLSSASTFSPPAVEFQQTAPAPSSPSQPPTIQPANPGQNPGQNPGGQAQPSTSEKKAEPITEEDLRQNKAYWEAQKESLIDQFIDKVDEDIKIKLADIASKTRDNLEEKLQQSFFWIQLRDYFKRNREGLKKNPSQFGLNIISPFAFANNLKLKRGDVSFDKENYQGLEWGTNNDDNYEKINNVKTSKVTEVPNTLKGKEFENRIKTYFQGLTSQYKQYLFKEEEFPVYKKNFNLDKFADKSDTEENLLLASKPIGKEGITSWNDWIKNYFEKQSLLLDFTLNQLPNPSSSQSAQEQINFAIKKITNQNPPDVAEKPEFEVRIAPDLPPIIAPQYAAMTPQQVVNLYNSASQEEKNNIFFFLNPLNSRFKYFIESVSFDAAGNKINAKVKIVDFVNQVRDPADKSKAEKVYDTPHYTDFPEGATPAQKQAITTNLYHSNLGVTAVIDQFFSTLNIQDQFSFDQIRYYSPGSQTTIYNFFYLLTKVFYNQDFLDAQKKLAQDYINSSHGTVFSASQFQFLSYLKKSEIDNNKAWSHYYLIYFLNLIVLQDKFFQYLAKPNAVDKEAAAQKEKQFDENLKKLNLTREDINRYFAQAHEKVALFHNESYKLSSNLVNQFLAMTQLGRQINLLNQILGHVAYFDEPQTNQGSSSINNNQQNSDPIQNFSALIEKFNNEQQGQWLSNNLAYIIVGTLSVILVSIAVISRLLVYKKNQLKKVENNSENQQQGEK, from the coding sequence ATGTCTAAAAAATTAAAAAATAAACTAGTTTTTGCGCCTATTTTATCAGTCTTTTCAATTTCATCTTTATTTTTTCTTTCATCAGCTTCAACTTTTAGTCCTCCTGCTGTTGAATTTCAACAAACTGCCCCAGCTCCTTCAAGCCCAAGCCAGCCCCCTACAATTCAACCAGCAAATCCTGGGCAAAATCCTGGCCAAAATCCTGGCGGACAAGCTCAACCAAGCACAAGTGAAAAAAAGGCTGAGCCAATTACTGAAGAAGATCTAAGGCAAAATAAAGCATACTGAGAAGCCCAAAAAGAATCATTAATTGACCAATTTATTGATAAAGTTGATGAAGATATTAAAATTAAACTTGCTGATATTGCTTCAAAAACTCGTGATAATCTTGAAGAAAAACTACAGCAAAGTTTTTTCTGAATACAACTTCGTGATTACTTTAAGCGAAACCGTGAAGGTCTAAAAAAGAATCCAAGTCAATTTGGCCTTAATATTATTAGCCCTTTTGCTTTTGCCAATAATCTAAAACTAAAACGTGGTGATGTTAGTTTTGACAAAGAAAACTACCAAGGTCTTGAATGAGGAACTAACAATGATGATAATTATGAAAAAATAAATAATGTTAAAACCTCAAAAGTAACAGAAGTCCCAAACACACTCAAAGGCAAAGAATTTGAAAATCGAATTAAGACTTATTTCCAAGGACTTACATCCCAATATAAACAATATCTTTTTAAAGAAGAAGAATTTCCTGTTTATAAAAAGAATTTTAACCTTGACAAATTCGCAGACAAATCTGATACTGAAGAAAACCTTTTATTAGCAAGTAAGCCAATTGGCAAAGAAGGAATAACTTCTTGAAATGACTGAATTAAAAACTATTTTGAAAAACAGTCACTTTTACTTGATTTTACTTTAAATCAATTGCCAAATCCAAGTTCATCTCAATCAGCCCAAGAACAAATTAATTTTGCAATTAAAAAAATTACTAACCAAAATCCGCCTGATGTGGCCGAAAAACCTGAATTTGAAGTGCGAATTGCTCCTGATTTGCCGCCAATTATTGCTCCTCAGTATGCAGCTATGACACCTCAACAAGTAGTTAACCTCTATAATTCAGCATCACAGGAAGAAAAAAATAACATTTTTTTCTTCTTAAACCCCTTAAATTCACGTTTTAAATATTTTATTGAATCAGTTTCATTTGATGCGGCTGGAAATAAAATTAATGCAAAAGTAAAAATTGTTGACTTTGTTAATCAAGTTCGTGATCCTGCGGATAAGTCAAAAGCCGAAAAAGTCTATGATACTCCCCATTATACTGATTTTCCTGAAGGCGCAACTCCAGCTCAAAAACAAGCAATAACAACAAATTTATACCATTCAAATCTAGGTGTAACTGCTGTAATTGACCAGTTTTTTTCAACATTGAATATTCAAGACCAATTTAGTTTTGACCAAATTCGTTATTATTCTCCTGGTTCACAAACAACAATTTATAATTTCTTTTATTTATTAACAAAAGTTTTTTATAACCAAGATTTTCTTGATGCTCAGAAAAAATTGGCCCAAGATTATATCAATTCTTCTCACGGAACAGTTTTTTCAGCTTCACAATTTCAGTTTTTATCTTATCTAAAAAAATCAGAAATTGACAATAATAAAGCTTGATCTCATTATTATTTAATTTATTTCTTAAATCTAATTGTTCTTCAAGATAAATTTTTCCAATATTTGGCAAAACCAAATGCAGTTGACAAAGAAGCAGCGGCTCAAAAAGAAAAACAATTTGACGAAAATCTCAAAAAATTGAATTTAACTCGCGAAGATATTAACCGTTATTTTGCCCAGGCACACGAAAAAGTTGCTCTTTTTCACAATGAGTCTTACAAATTAAGTTCTAATTTAGTTAATCAATTTTTGGCAATGACCCAACTTGGACGCCAAATCAATCTTTTAAACCAAATATTAGGACATGTTGCTTATTTTGATGAACCACAAACAAATCAAGGATCTTCTTCAATAAATAACAACCAACAAAACTCTGATCCAATTCAGAATTTTTCAGCACTTATTGAAAAATTCAATAACGAACAGCAAGGTCAATGGTTATCAAATAATCTTGCTTATATAATAGTCGGGACACTTTCGGTAATTTTAGTCTCAATTGCTGTAATTTCAAGATTGTTAGTTTATAAAAAAAATCAATTAAAAAAAGTTGAAAATAATTCTGAAAATCAACAACAAGGAGAAAAATAA
- a CDS encoding MSC_0618 family F1-like ATPase beta subunit, translated as MIGFVSQIWTNVAEIKFQTDLDKIQLEQALTMHQNTTVLVIKKILDANTVRAIVIAKSQPIAVGHQVVNTLTFLQVPVGASAKNQVFNILAQSQNNAQYKPKTIPINSTVNVTKENFNVRHKLLETGIKALDFFVPIFEGYKIGIFGGAGVGKTVLMKEIIFNVSKQRQKVSSIFVGSGERSREGLELFLELQESNLMSKSTMFVAQMNETPGARSMIVPMGVTAAEYARDYEKQDVLLFIDNIYRFIQATNEVSSALEKNVSIGGYHATMDSDVSFIEDRLYKNENGSITSFQTVFLPMDDLSDPAAISLFTHLDSSFVLSRDKMSRNIFPAFDPLVSTSNSVSVNVIGERHFNAIIAAKSIMKKYKDLEDVILILGFDELDAESKIIVRKALQLENFFTQNFFMAAAFTKEPGVYVPLEKTIDSVIRIIDGEFLDISPSEFAFIGSVDDLAKKEA; from the coding sequence ATGATTGGTTTTGTTTCCCAAATTTGAACTAATGTTGCTGAAATCAAATTTCAGACTGATCTTGATAAAATTCAACTTGAACAAGCTCTAACAATGCACCAAAACACAACAGTTTTGGTTATTAAAAAAATTTTAGATGCAAATACAGTTCGTGCAATTGTGATTGCCAAATCTCAGCCAATTGCCGTTGGTCATCAAGTTGTTAATACACTCACTTTTTTACAAGTTCCTGTTGGTGCTAGTGCTAAAAATCAAGTTTTTAACATTTTGGCTCAATCGCAAAATAATGCCCAATACAAGCCAAAAACAATTCCGATTAATTCAACAGTTAATGTTACAAAAGAAAATTTTAATGTTCGTCATAAATTGCTTGAAACCGGAATTAAAGCGCTTGATTTTTTTGTACCTATTTTTGAAGGTTATAAAATTGGAATTTTTGGTGGTGCCGGAGTTGGTAAAACTGTTTTGATGAAAGAAATAATTTTTAACGTTTCCAAACAAAGACAAAAAGTTTCATCAATTTTTGTTGGTTCAGGTGAGCGTTCCCGTGAAGGTCTTGAGTTATTTTTAGAACTTCAAGAGTCAAATTTAATGTCTAAATCAACAATGTTTGTTGCCCAAATGAACGAAACTCCTGGCGCACGTTCAATGATTGTGCCAATGGGAGTTACAGCTGCTGAATATGCTCGTGACTACGAAAAACAAGATGTGCTTTTATTTATTGACAACATTTACCGTTTTATTCAAGCTACTAATGAAGTCTCAAGTGCGCTTGAAAAAAATGTTTCAATCGGTGGTTACCATGCGACAATGGACTCTGATGTTTCTTTTATTGAAGATCGTCTTTATAAAAATGAAAATGGTTCAATTACTTCATTCCAAACCGTTTTCTTGCCAATGGATGATCTTTCTGATCCAGCGGCTATTTCGCTCTTTACTCACCTTGATTCTTCATTTGTGCTCTCACGTGATAAAATGTCAAGAAATATTTTCCCAGCTTTTGATCCTTTAGTTTCAACCTCGAACTCAGTTTCGGTAAACGTTATTGGTGAAAGACATTTTAATGCAATTATCGCCGCTAAGTCAATTATGAAAAAATACAAAGACTTAGAAGATGTTATTTTGATTCTTGGATTTGATGAACTTGATGCTGAAAGTAAAATAATTGTCCGTAAAGCGCTTCAACTTGAAAACTTTTTCACCCAGAATTTCTTTATGGCCGCTGCCTTTACTAAAGAACCTGGAGTTTATGTTCCACTTGAAAAAACAATTGATTCAGTAATTCGAATTATTGATGGCGAATTTTTAGATATTTCCCCATCAGAATTTGCCTTTATCGGCTCAGTTGATGATCTTGCTAAAAAAGAAGCCTAA
- a CDS encoding MSC_0621 family F1-like ATPase epsilon subunit, with product MESQLWNFRILTPENKTINFKDCKIYINIEQEKYFAPLEPFIVSNLDFSLIKIEISSGVFYFFAHKSLLFSLENSASIRLHDDLIFYKTDKKEYYIQKKSNQKSKKTLLHKLQMQANLELSSNLELYNNYMLAKQENEQNRLMQLFFLVQTEVNYV from the coding sequence ATGGAATCACAACTTTGAAATTTCCGAATTTTGACCCCTGAAAATAAAACTATAAATTTTAAAGATTGCAAAATATATATTAACATTGAACAGGAAAAATATTTTGCACCACTTGAACCATTTATTGTCTCAAATCTTGATTTTTCGCTCATAAAAATCGAAATTTCTTCAGGGGTTTTTTATTTTTTTGCCCACAAATCATTACTTTTTTCTTTAGAAAACAGCGCTTCTATTCGGCTTCATGATGATTTGATTTTTTACAAAACTGATAAAAAAGAATATTATATTCAGAAAAAATCAAATCAAAAAAGCAAAAAAACACTTTTACACAAGTTGCAAATGCAAGCAAATTTAGAGCTAAGTTCAAATTTAGAATTGTATAATAATTATATGCTTGCCAAACAAGAAAATGAACAAAACCGTTTGATGCAACTGTTTTTTTTAGTTCAAACCGAGGTGAATTATGTCTAA